The sequence ttatttttcaagaaatttaaatTGCTACTGAATATAACTAAGAAAATACCAGGTTTTAttcatacaaaattaaaatgactggttacaaaatgaaaaagggaaTGCAAGACATAACCTGAAGGAAAATAGGGCAGTGAAGACCCAAGGAAAGTTTTCCTTTAAAGCGTGAATAttaggaaagataaaaatattaaacaaaggaAGCCAGGATTTCTGGTCCTCAATTTTATGTGCCTACATACTTATGAGAGTCGTATAAAGGCTCTGTCATTGAGAAATGGTGCCCTGCTGAGGAGTCTCACCAGGGCTCCCTTCATGTCcttgttcctcagactgtagatgaaggggttcaacaTGGGAGTGACCATGGTGTACATCACCGAGGCCACCAGACTTGTCCTGGAGGATGAAGTGGCTACAGAACTAAGGTAGACCCCAAGGCCTGTGCCATAGAACAAGGAAACCACTGAGAGGTGAGACCCACAGGTGGAAAAGGCTTTGTACTTGCCCCTGACTGATGAAATTctcaaaatggaagagaaaatctgagaataagaaaagagaatcCCAGAGAGAGGAAAAACACCTAGGACAATAGTCACAAAATAAACTGCTATGTTATTGATGAGGGTATTTGTACAGGCGAGCTTCAGGACTTCAGGAAAATCACAAAAATAGTGTGCAATATTCACATTTCTGCAGAAAGAGAGCCTCAAGAGGGTCAAGGTCTCAAATAGGGAGCCTGTGACACTGATGCACCAGGACCCCAGGGCTAGCAGACCACAGAGCTGGCGGTTCATGATGACCGTGTAGTG is a genomic window of Hippopotamus amphibius kiboko isolate mHipAmp2 chromosome 15, mHipAmp2.hap2, whole genome shotgun sequence containing:
- the LOC130836286 gene encoding olfactory receptor 7C2-like, which translates into the protein MERENQTGVRNFLLLGFTEDPDMQPLLFGLFLSMYLVTFTGNLLIILAIISDSHLHTPMYFFLSNLSFIDFCFTSTTIPKMLLNLQTQNKVITYAGCLTQVFFFIVFGCLDNLLLTVMAYDRFVAICHPLHYTVIMNRQLCGLLALGSWCISVTGSLFETLTLLRLSFCRNVNIAHYFCDFPEVLKLACTNTLINNIAVYFVTIVLGVFPLSGILFSYSQIFSSILRISSVRGKYKAFSTCGSHLSVVSLFYGTGLGVYLSSVATSSSRTSLVASVMYTMVTPMLNPFIYSLRNKDMKGALSTLLCLLVSFKLIRKKTNVALIISV